In the Quercus lobata isolate SW786 chromosome 5, ValleyOak3.0 Primary Assembly, whole genome shotgun sequence genome, one interval contains:
- the LOC115991815 gene encoding U-box domain-containing protein 17, producing the protein MATAAIFSSLRRRRSPSLEAFLAPVDLTDVALVQTLAAISNDLVSKFSHKCFHFQRRNSRSLIRKIEVFLVLLDYLKDSTSTTTKSASASASSSSTLPSTALLCFKELYLLLYRSKILLHYCAKSSKLWLLLQNHSISGHFHDLSQEISTLLDVFPLKDVVELSDDVREQVELLQRQARRSRLFIDKNDESLRIRFFNFLDVFEKGEVPNSEELRSFFVGSLGIKDAKSCRVEIEFLEEQIVNHEGDVEPTVSVLNGFVALTRYCRFLLFGFEEDEVGLGFGCLRRPRKGLITQEIAETFITVPKDFCCPISLDLMRDPVIISTGQTYERSSIARWMEEGHCNCPKTGQMLVHNRLVPNRALRSLIMQWCIAHGVPLDPPETMDVSTESFAAAAPTRAALEANRATAAILIQQLANGSEGGMTVAAREIRLLAKTGKENRAFIAEAGAIPHLRKLLLSVNPVAQENSVTAMLNLSIYDKNKSRIMDEEGCLGSIVEVLRFGHTTEARENAAATLFSLSAVHDYKKRIADEGGAVEALAGLLRDGTPRGKKDAVTALFNLSTHTDNCVRMIEAGAVTALVGALGNEGVAEEAAGALALIVRQPVGAEAVGKEEMAVAGLIAMMRCGTPRGKENAVAALLELCRSGGTAATERVVKSPMLAGLLQTLLFTGTKRARRKAASLARVFQRCENAALHLGGLGVGYAFAGNSAAANRDSSFAGDVSVPMSISVPVL; encoded by the coding sequence ATGGCAACGGCGGCGATATTTTCGTCGCTCCGGAGGCGGAGATCGCCGTCGTTGGAAGCGTTCTTAGCTCCGGTTGATTTAACGGACGTTGCTTTGGTACAAACCCTAGCGGCGATCTCAAACGACCTCGTCTCGAAATTCTCCCACAAGTGTTTCCATTTCCAGCGCAGGAACTCGCGCTCTCTCATCAGAAAAATCGAGGTGTTTCTCGTCCTCTTAGATTATCTCAAGGACTCGACCTCCACGACGACAAAATCAGCCTCCGCTTCGGCTTCATCTTCATCGACTTTGCCTTCGACAGCTTTGCTCTGTTTCAAAGAGCTTTACTTGCTTCTCTACCGCTCGAAGATACTCCTCCATTACTGCGCCAAATCTAGTAAGTTGTGGCTTTTGCTTCAAAACCATTCGATTTCAGGCCATTTCCATGATCTGAGTCAAGAAATTTCAACCCTTTTGGATGTTTTTCCATTGAAAGATGTTGTCGAATTGAGTGACGATGTTAGGGAACAGGTCGAGTTGTTGCAGAGACAAGCGAGGAGGTCTAGGCTGTTCATTGATAAGAACGACGAGtcccttaggattcggtttTTTAATTTCCTCGACGTGTTTGAGAAAGGGGAGGTTCCGAATTCGGAGGAGTTAAGGTCTTTTTTTGTGGGGAGTTTGGGGATCAAAGATGCTAAGAGTTGTAGAGTTGAGATTGAGTTCTTGGAAGAACAGATTGTGAATCACGAAGGAGATGTGGAGCCTACCGTGTCTGTGCTTAATGGGTTTGTTGCCCTTACCAGGTATTGTAGGTTTTTGTTATTTGGGTTTGAGGAAGATGAGGTGGGATTGGGGTTTGGGTGTTTAAGGAGACCTAGGAAAGGTTTGATTACTCAGGAGATTGCTGAGACGTTTATAACGGTACCGAAGGACTTTTGTTGTCCAATTTCGTTGGATTTGATGCGAGACCCTGTGATTATTTCAACAGGGCAGACGTATGAGAGGAGTTCTATAGCTAGGTGGATGGAAGAAGGGCATTGTAATTGCCCGAAAACGGGGCAAATGCTTGTACATAATCGGCTTGTTCCTAATCGGGCTTTGAGGAGTTTGATCATGCAGTGGTGTATTGCTCATGGAGTTCCTCTTGATCCGCCGGAGACTATGGATGTGTCCACTGAAAGCTTTGCTGCGGCTGCTCCTACCCGGGCTGCACTTGAAGCCAATAGAGCTACTGCGGCGATTCTCATTCAACAGCTAGCAAATGGGTCGGAGGGCGGGATGACTGTTGCTGCTCGTGAGATACGTTTGTTGGCGAAGACAGGGAAGGAGAACAGGGCTTTTATTGCGGAAGCTGGGGCGATTCCCCATCTTCGGAAGCTACTTTTGTCTGTGAACCCTGTTGCACAGGAGAATTCCGTGACTGCAATGCTTAATTTATCGATATATGATAAGAATAAAAGTCGAATTATGGATGAGGAAGGGTGTTTGGGATCTATTGTTGAAGTTTTGAGATTTGGGCACACAACAGAGGCAAGGGAAAATGCTGCAGCAACATTGTTCAGCCTCTCTGCGGTTCATGACTATAAGAAGAGAATAGCAGATGAGGGAGGGGCAGTTGAAGCCCTGGCAGGGCTGTTGAGAGACGGGACTCCaagaggaaagaaggatgctGTGACGGCTTTATTTAATCTGTCAACACACACAGATAATTGTGTGAGAATGATAGAGGCAGGGGCTGTAACGGCATTGGTAGGGGCATTGGGAAATGAAGGGGTTGCTGAGGAAGCAGCCGGTGCATTGGCCTTGATTGTTCGGCAGCCAGTTGGGGCAGAAGCAGTTGGGAAAGAGGAAATGGCAGTGGCGGGGTTGATAGCAATGATGCGTTGTGGAACGCCAAGGGGAAAAGAAAATGCAGTGGCAGCATTACTTGAGTTATGCCGTAGTGGTGGAACAGCTGCCACTGAGAGGGTGGTTAAGTCCCCAATGTTGGCTGGGTTGCTTCAGACTCTGCTATTTACAGGTACAAAGCGGGCAAGAAGAAAGGCAGCTTCACTTGCTAGAGTGTTTCAGAGATGTGAGAATGCAGCCTTACATCTTGGTGGATTGGGTGTAGGATATGCATTTGCAGGCAACTCAGCAGCTGCAAACAGGGATTCGAGTTTTGCTGGTGATGTATCAGTGCCAATGTCCATTTCAGTGCCTGTCTTGTAG
- the LOC115988519 gene encoding probable LRR receptor-like serine/threonine-protein kinase At3g47570 — MSPFTLMMLIKRRSILLLLAFLLVQPCILHLSHSSNNFTDQSALIAFKSEISSHPDDTIFSASNWSTTANFCEWFGVSCSRRRQRVTALNLSYVDLHGTISPHIGNLSFLVSLDLHNNSFSGFLPHEIGNLHRLRELLLSNNLLEGSIPPTLHNCQKLEVLFLYGNNLNGSIPKDLGMLPRVRKIVLRSNNLMGTIPSSLGNMSSLELFLLDDNSLTGAFPLVIFNLSSLKSISIGRNNLSGTLPVDLCSGCPNLQGLYISHNKFSGKLPSQFNNCRELLELSLSYNMFDGSISKGFGSLKKLELLYLGGNNLIGNIPPIISNLSMLQQFAAETNNIKGSMPSDLWRLQNLNVLGISNNDLTGTIPQNIFNITSLQDLQLSVNSLSGNLSFDTRIPCPNLEMLYLGGNNISGRIPSYLSNCSNLVRVDLSGNLLSGPIPRSLGNLKYLKILSLGDNQLTEESGHQEHSFLTSLTSCTSLELLDISINPLNITIPKTIGNFSASLKFFGASQSQIKGQIPMGIGSLKNLTLLDLSYNNLSGNLPSTLGGLEELQRLHLSDNNIGGNIPEELCQLNKLGELFLSNNKIYGSIPNCIGNLNLLQGLNLSYNKLTSSIPLNVWNLENLLFLDLSSNSLYGSLSPNMKKLRVIVYLNLSHNQITGKVPSIIGAFESLSNLDLSKNSFQGDIPDSFGQLKGMDLLDLSNNNLSGAIPKSLEALQFLKYLNLSFNKLLGEIPSGGPFANFKAKSFLGNEALCGNSIFGVPACTSPSSKGARMKQLLLKYIIPSIASIIIFAMLVIMLRRHPQYNMQIPSSLFTLPTVDWRMISYQELCLGTNNFCESNLLGIGGFGTVYKGILSDGTTVAVKVLNLHLEDAFKSFDAECKVLRALRHRNLVKVISVCSNPQFKALVLQYMSNYSLEKWIYSHNYCLNLVQRVGIMVDVALALDYLHNGQLESVVHCDLKPSNILLDEDMVAHVGDFGIAKILAENKDATQTRTIGTIGYIAPEYGSEGRVSTKCDIYSYGIILLEMITRKKPTDEMFVGELGMRQWIASLPDRMEVVDDGLLSIEDGRDVTVMQTILSSILELGLRCSEELPDERLGIKDVVAKVNKIKLALLGNRNRGV; from the exons ATGTCTCCCTTCACACTCATGATGTTAATTAAAAGGCGATCCATTCTCCTGCTCTTGGCTTTTCTATTAGTGCAGCCATGCATACTTCACTTGTCCCACTCTTCCAACAACTTTACAGATCAATCAGCTCTCATTGCCTTCAAATCTGAAATCAGTTCTCATCCAGATGATACTATCTTCTCTGCCAGTAACTGGTCCACAACAGCAAACTTCTGTGAGTGGTTTGGGGTCTCTTGCAGCCGACGCAGACAGAGAGTCACAGCCTTGAACCTTTCCTATGTGGATCTTCACGGCACCATTTCCCCTCATATTGGCAACCTCTCCTTCCTGGTCTCACTTGATCTTCATAACAACAGCTTCTCTGGTTTTCTGCCACATGAGATTGGTAATCTACACCGCTTGAGGGAACTTCTGTTGTCAAACAACCTATTGGAAGGTAGTATTCCTCCGACTCTACATAATTGCCAGAAGCTTgaagttttatttctttatggTAACAACTTAAATGGTAGCATACCTAAAGATTTAGGCATGTTACCAAGGGTTCGCAAAATAGTCCTTAGATCAAACAATCTTATGGGTACAATTCCATCGTCCCTCGGCAATATGTCGTCATTAGAGTTATTTCTTTTGGATGACAATAGCCTCACCGGTGCATTTCCTCTTGTCATCTTTAACTTGTCTTCTCTAAAGAGTATTTCTATTGGAAGAAATAACCTCTCAGGAACCCTTCCAGTGGATCTTTGTAGCGGCTGTCCTAATCTTCAAGGACTGTATATTTCCCACAACAAATTCAGCGGTAAGCTCCCCTCACAGTTTAATAACTGCAGAGAGCTTTTAGAATTATCTCTATCATACAATATGTTTGATGGAAGTATTTCAAAAGGTTTTGGGAGTTTAAAGAAGCTTGAACTCCTCTATCTTGGAGGTAACAACTTAATTGGAAACATTCCTCCTATCATAAGCAATTTATCGATGTTACAACAGTTTGCTGCTGAAACAAACAACATTAAAGGAAGCATGCCAAGTGATTTATGGCGTCTCCAAAATCTGAATGTATTGGGTATTAGTAATAACGATCTCACTGGGACAATAccccaaaatattttcaacattaCCTCTCTACAAGATCTCCAATTGTCGGTTAATTCCTTGTCTGGAAATCTTTCATTCGATACTAGGATCCCTTGCCCTAATCTTGAAATGTTGTATCTTGGTGGCAACAACATTAGCGGTCGTATCCCATCATATCTTTCAAATTGTTCCAACCTCGTCCGAGTAGATTTATCTGGAAATTTACTCTCTGGGCCTATACCTAGAAGTCTTGGAAACTTAAAATATCTCAAAATCTTGAGTCTAGGTGATAATCAACTAACAGAGGAGTCTGGGCATCAAGAGCATAGTTTTCTTACATCTTTAACCAGTTGCACATCTTTAGAGTTGCTAGATATTTCCATCAATCCCTTGAATATTACAATTCCAAAAACCATTGGAAATTTTTCAGCTTCGCTTAAATTCTTTGGTGCAAGTCAAAGCCAAATAAAGGGTCAAATTCCAATGGGAATCGGTTCCTTGAAAAATTTGACCTTGCTTGATTTGAGCTATAACAATTTGTCTGGAAATTTACCGTCAACGTTAGGGGGATTAGAGGAATTGCAAAGATTGCATCTTAGTGACAATAATATTGGAGGAAATATTCCAGAAGAGCTTTGTCAGCTAAACAAGCTGGGAGAACTATTTCTctcaaataacaaaatttatggATCCATCCCGAATTGCATTGGAAACCTCAATCTTTTGCAGGGATTAAACTTGAGTTATAACAAACTAACATCATCAATCCCATTGAATGTGTGGAATCTTGAAAATTTGTTGTTCTTGGATTTATCATCAAATTCCCTCTACGGATCTTTGTCTCCAAACATGAAAAAACTCAGAGTTATTGTGTACTTGAATTTATCTCATAACCAAATTACTGGAAAAGTTCCAAGTATCATTGGTGCTTTTGAAAGTCTTAGTAATCTTGATTTGTCAAAGAATTCATTTCAAGGAGACATTCCAGATTCTTTTGGGCAATTGAAAGGAATGGATCTGCTGGACCTCTCTAACAATAATCTCTCAGGTGCAATTCCTAAGTCTCTGGAGGCACTTCAGTTTCTCAAGTATTTGAATTTGTCGTTCAATAAGTTATTAGGAGAGATACCATCTGGTGGACCTTTTGCAAACTTCAAGGCAAAATCATTTTTAGGTAATGAAGCACTTTGTGGGAATTCAATTTTTGGAGTTCCAGCTTGCACGAGTCCCAGTTCTAAAGGAGCAAGGATGAAACAACTTTTGCTCAAATATATTATTCCTAGCATTGCATCAATTATAATCTTTGCAATGCTTGTTATTATGCTAAGAAGACATCCACAATATAACATGCAAATTCCAAGTTCACTTTTCACATTACCTACAGTGGATTGGAGAATGATATCATATCAAGAACTTTGTCTTGGGACAAACAACTTTTGTGAAAGCAACTTGCTTGGAATTGGAGGGTTTGGTACTGTGTACAAAGGGATACTGTCTGATGGGACTACTGTTGCTGTAAAAGTTCTAAACCTGCATTTGGAGGATGcttttaaaagttttgatgCTGAATGCAAGGTGTTAAGGGCATTACGACATAGAAATCTAGTTAAAGTCATTAGTGTATGCTCCAATCCCCAGTTTAAAGCTTTGGTGTTGCAATACATGTCAAATTATAGCCTTGAAAAGTGGATATACTCTCACAACTACTGCTTGAATCTTGTTCAAAGAGTAGGCATTATGGTTGATGTTGCATTGGCATTAGATTATCTCCATAATGGTCAATTAGAATCCGTGGTGCATTGTGATTTGAAGCCTAGCAATATCCTTTTGGATGAGGACATGGTTGCACATGTTGGAGACTTTGGCATTGCAAAGATTTTAGCTGAAAACAAGGACGCAACCCAAACCAGAACCATTGGTACAATTGGCTACATCGCACCAG AGTATGGTTCTGAAGGGAGAGTATCCACCAAATGTGACATTTATAGCTATGGGATAATATTGTTGGAGATGATCACAAGAAAAAAACCTACCGATGAAATGTTTGTTGGAGAACTAGGTATGAGGCAATGGATTGCTTCACTTCCTGACAGAATGGAAGTTGTGGACGATGGTTTGCTTAGTATAGAAGATGGAAGAGATGTAACTGTCATGCAAACTATCCTTTCATCTATCTTGGAATTAGGCTTGAGGTGTTCTGAAGAATTACCAGATGAAAGACTTGGAATCAAGGACGTGGTGGCCAAGgttaacaaaatcaaattggCACTGCTTGGAAACAGAAATAGGGGTGTCTGA